One window from the genome of Nicotiana sylvestris chromosome 9, ASM39365v2, whole genome shotgun sequence encodes:
- the LOC138877921 gene encoding uncharacterized protein: MVPPNELNAISAPWHFVAWGMDIIVCISTGATPYLLVYGTEVVILAEVEIPSLRIIQEAELSDAEWIRSRYKQLDLIAGKRMNAVCHGQLYQNRISRAFNKRVKPRQFAPRQLVLKKIFQYQDEAKGKFSPNWQGPYMVHSVLTG; encoded by the exons atgGTACCACCTAATGAGCTCAACGCAATAAGTGCACCTTGGcattttgttgcttggggaatggatatcatcg TCTGCATATCAACTGGAGCAACCCCttatttactggtttatggtaccgaagttgtcatcctagccgaggtagagattccttctttaaggatcatacaggaagccgaacttagcgatgcagaatggataaggagccgctataaGCAACTGGACCTTATAgctggaaaaagaatgaatgcagtatgtcacggtcaactttatcagaacagaatatccagggctttcaacaaaagagtcaaaccaagacaattcgcaCCAAGACAGTTggtactgaagaagatcttccagtatcaagatgaagccaaagggaaattctctcccaactggcaaggtccttacatggttcactcGGTGCTAACAGGatga
- the LOC138877922 gene encoding uncharacterized protein produces the protein MFFDGAANFKGVGIGVVLVSETGQHYLVSAKLKFPCTNNMEEYEACIMGLNLAIDMNIQELLELMKRFTKIEFKHVTRILNEFVDALATLSSMIQHPDKNFIDPIPVRIHNQPVYCAYVEEETDGKPWFHDIKEHLISEKYPEQANHTQKRTLRRLSNHFFQSGETLYRRTPDLGLLRYVDAKEASRLLEEIHTGTCGPHMNGFVLAKKILRAGYFLMTMETDCIRYIQ, from the exons atgttcttcgatggagctgcaaacttcaaaggagtgggcattggagtggttttggtatcagaaacaggtcaacacTACCTTGTATCTGCGAAGCTTAagtttccatgcaccaacaacatggaagaatatgaggcttgcatcatggggctcaatctggccattgatatgaatatacaagagttaCTG gaattgatgaaaagattcacaaagatagaattcaaacatgtaaCCAGAATTTTAAATGAGTTTGTAGACGcactggccactttgtcatcaatgatacaacatccagacaaaaatttTATTGATCCCatcccggtgaggatccataatcaaccggTTTACTGTGCTTATGTTGAAGAGGAAacggatggaaagccttggttccacgacatcaaagaacaTTTGATAAGCGAGAAATATCCAGAGCAGGCtaaccacactcagaaacgcacactgcggaggctatccaatcacttcttccaaagcggagAGACCCTGTATAGAAGGACCCCTGATTTAGGGTTGTTAAGGtatgttgacgcaaaggaagcttccagattgctcgaagaaatacataccggaacttgtggaccacatatgaatggttttgttctagctaagaaaattctcagagctggatattttttgatgaccatggagacggattgcatccGATACATACAGTAA